GGCGGTGTCCCGATGAGCAGCGAGGTCCTCCAGCTGGAAGGCGTCAGCCGCACCTACGGCGAGGGCGCCACGGCCGTCGCGGCGCTGCGCAACGTGAACCTGACCGTCAACGCCGGGGAGTTCGTGGCCGTCATGGGCCCCTCGGGCTCCGGCAAGTCGTCGCTGCTGACGCTCGCGGGCGGTCTGGACAAGGCCACCGGTGGCGAGATCTTCGTGGAGGGCACGCCGCTGGGCGGGTTGAGCATCAACGAACTCGCGCGGCTCCGGCGCCGCGCCGTGGGATACGTGTTCCAGGACTTCAACCTGGTGCCCACGCTGACGGCGGCCGAAAACGTGTCCCTTCCGCGGGAACTGGACGGCATCGCGGCACGCAAGGCCCGCCGCCAGGCGAACGACGCGCTGCG
This genomic stretch from Arthrobacter dokdonellae harbors:
- a CDS encoding ABC transporter ATP-binding protein, encoding MSSEVLQLEGVSRTYGEGATAVAALRNVNLTVNAGEFVAVMGPSGSGKSSLLTLAGGLDKATGGEIFVEGTPLGGLSINELARLRRRAVGYVFQDFNLVPTLTAAENVSLPRELDGIAARKARRQANDALRLVGIEDLADRFMDQMSGGQQQRVAIARAIVGQRRLILADEPTGALDSATGDGILEVLRGRADAGAAVVLVTHEARHAGWADRVVFLKDGRIVDEAASQHDPSVLLTGSAH